DNA sequence from the Strigops habroptila isolate Jane chromosome 4, bStrHab1.2.pri, whole genome shotgun sequence genome:
TCAGCATCGGCCAGGCAAACTCCCCATACAGCTTCCACACCGTTCATGGGAACCAGCTGCTACCAGCCACACTCCTCTTCCACCAGCTTTCCTCTACCTAGCTTACCTTTATTGCCAGACCACGCAAGCAAGCACGTTACACAAAGCCAACACCAGGGAAGGTACATTGGTGTAAACCTTGAGGTATCCTACAGCTTTTGTTTGTCAGGAACTTTTCCAACACGAATTAGGAAACATCTCTCCTGAAGAGTGAGGCATGTCAAGACAGATGAAAGATTGGTGGTTCAGCAACAATATTCCACCCCAGATTTGGGAGAGAGGTGGTACAGTTTCAGATGGAGTGTCAAGCTTTCTCCAGAGAGCTCAAAGGTGAAAACACAAGACTTACGCCATGACCAGCGCTGACAAAGCAGCATCCCTAAATAAAACCACTGGGTTCAGAAGTTTCTGGGGTTGCCAACTGATAGTTCAAGGAGCATGTGGGCTTCAATGCAATAGCAGGGTGAAGACTTTGCTGGGGGGTCCATGTTCCTCTCCCACACAAAataccaaaccaccaccaccgcTCTGTACCAAAAAGGACGAGAACCAGTGAAAAGCCAGGCCTGAGACTTGGGAAATCTGTACCACTTCAACATATCACTTTAGCCTTGCTCAAAACATGCACAGGCTTTCTGTGAGGGGGAAGGAGCTGCACAAGAATACAAGCCACAAGAGGAACAGAAGCCAATCCAAGGTTTAAGATACGTTGATCAGAAAGTTTACAGAACAGAGGGACTCAAGATGGGAGAAGGACTCCCTAAGAGACAGAGGGTTAGAGGCCACTGAGATAGGTCACACTGGTTATTTGCTGCCATTGATCCCTGCACCCACAGGCTTGTAGGGCTGACCCATCGAATCCATGAGGAATGATTGATAGAGGAATACCTGAGCACAGGGTGGGCACTTCAAGGTCAAGAGGAGGGAACTATCTGCATTTGAGTGGCTGTCTATAAACCAACCCCTCAATCTGTGCAAGGAAAACCAGCTCCACTGTCAGTTTCTTGAAAAAACTTGGGGTTTATTGATTTAAACTGCAAACAGTCATTACAAAAGAGattctcttttaaataaactcacacaaagaggaggaaaaagcaatgtAGTGAACAgtaatgggggggggggattacATTCATTATTCTCTTTGTGCCAGTCCCGTTCACCTCGGCAAGGAAAACTCCAAACTTGGAATACAGAAACGCAAAGACAAACTGTATTTGGAATGTCTTCAGATAGGCACTTTGAGCCCAAGGCTTTTCTCCTTGAAGAATCTAtacaaaaagaggaagaaaaaggtcttCCTTCCACACTGTCTCACAACAGAGCTCAGGTATGTACATTCTAAAGCCCTAGGTAGTTAAGAcccaggggaaggaaagaggaggaggagaagaaaggcaaagaagcATATTAACTCAATTTGCAGtccaacacaaaaacaaaaaaaggggggaaattctaaaataaataatccaaACAcagtttttgcatttttttaaattaatttttcattttttaaaataaaataaccaaaaagTGTAAAGTTACAAAAAATGTCATTGTAGTATAATATATTaaactgtggggaaaaaaaggaaaaagacactTCACAATCTTAAGATTAATATGGAAGATCataatttaaacataaaagaatATATTCTATGGATTCATCATCCCGATAAATATgaacaaaattaacaaaaaagcaTAGGTTTCGGCAATAAATACGTTTTGATAAGTTAAATAAGCTTTTTTATATTGTTGTGCAGTGACAAGCAAAATCTGCTCTCCAATTTCTGAAGttatacaaaattaaaaacccagaaaaaaaaaaataataaaaagcttgGCGTGAGTGCTCTAAGATAGGTCTAAAGTACTCTAGAGCAAAACCATTAAAGCTATGTCTACTGGAACTTTGTTTACACgaacttttgtgtgtgtggaatGACTTCTGTTGGCCCCACCCcctctatttctgtatttaagatGTCACATGAATACATGGGGAACTTTTTAGCACCAAAATCAAGTCTCTCATAGTCcatctggtttttcttttttgttgttggttttttcctcccagtcaAAGTCCCACTCTTGTTACAATCTTTGTCCGttctcagctttttcttcctgcagacCTGAGCGGATCCAGGCAAGATTAGTCTTtaaggggagaggagaaagaagactGGATGTTAACACTTGCCCACATGCCTGCAGCCTAGCAGAAACTGGCCAGTCGCGAAGGGACTGGGAGAGGGCTATGCAGTACATGGCCAGTGGAGGGAGCTGGATCCGGACATTTCCTGCACATCTGGAAGtacacagagctgctggtgccctctgcagctggagaggtAATACAGTCACAGTGAAAGTGTTAAAAGGCACTAATTTTGTAAACGTTATTGCTTTTCATCGTAATTTGGCACTTAAGGTTTAAGCCAGTGGGTCTACAGCAGGCAGGTGGACATGTTAACATCCAGCTCAGACTACTAGGGATAGGGTGGGAGGAGTTCAGCTTAACATCGTAATAGAAgtgggggggatggggggggggggcaagaAGAAACCCCAGATTAGTCGTCGGAGATGGAGAGTCTGCTGAAGATGGGAAGACGTCTTGAGGTGTCCAGGATAGGGGAATCTGAGCcgctgtggctgctgctggagctgctcagaTAGCCCTCCTGGTCAGAGAGGGAGTCCTGAGGACTGGGCGGCGAGTCAAACATGTTGGGGGACTCGGACATGGGCCTGAACAAGAAGGTGGTGGGGGAGTTCCCGCTAGGCACCTGCACCCCCATGCTGGGGGCAAAAAGACTGACCAGCTCCTGGCTGGAGAAGGTGAAGGGGTTGCTGGCGCAGTCAGGCAGGGTGGGGGAGCCCAGCAGGTCATCGGCGCTCAGCATGGGCGGCGGGGTGATGGAAGTGGGGCTGTCCAGCAGCCcgctggcagcagtgctggggaagccGGCGAAgctgaagctgtgctgcaggcGCGGTCTGTCGGTGACGGCGGGCTCCCGGCTCCCCGCCACGGCACGGCGCTCCTCTGCGTTGTGGATGAAGTGGCAGCGCGGCCCGTAGGGGCAGAAGCCGATGGTGTGGAAAGTGCGGCAGAGCTCGGTCTTGTACTTGGGGTGACGGGTGAGGCTCCGCAGCTCGTGGATGCCGTGAGCGAACTGGCACTTGTCGCCGTACTTGCAGGCGCCGTTCTCCTCGAAGGGGCGGCACAGCTCCGTCTTATAGCGGCTAGAGTTGACCTGTCCcccaggctgcttctgctgcagcaggcgCTCGCCGCCCTCGGAGAAGGAGCGGTCCCGGAAGCGGCTTTCCCGGGGGCCCAGCATGGGAGCTGGCTCCCCTTTCAGGCTGCTAAGGAGCTGGTTCTGGTGAAACTTGGAGTTGGGCAGGGTGACAGAGTGCCTCCTAGGGAAACCCGCGCCGGCAGGGGTGCCCACCGCCTTCCTGTCCAGCAGGCACCCGCTGACACCCGAGGGGCTGTAATTCAACATCTtgttgctctgcagagagaaagcaagagccGGTCACTGCCACCGCCTCCTCCGGCGTACCCACGCAGCCCCGGGAGTCTCCCGCGGCGCGGCAAAGCGCGGCTCCCCGCCGGTCCCCGGTTCCGGCCGCCGGGCGGCGAGGCAAGCAGGGCAGCCCTCCTCACCAACATTTGCTTCTGCCCGCTCGCCGCTCCCCCAGAGAGATACGGGCCGCCCCTCCCCGTCCCCCCGCGAAGCCCTGGCAGAGGTAAGTAAGGAAGCGAGCCAAGCGCCAGACGCGGGGGAGCCGCTGGCTGCATGCAA
Encoded proteins:
- the ZFP36L1 gene encoding mRNA decay activator protein ZFP36L1, yielding MSTALVSPTIFDLSEVLCKSNKMLNYSPSGVSGCLLDRKAVGTPAGAGFPRRHSVTLPNSKFHQNQLLSSLKGEPAPMLGPRESRFRDRSFSEGGERLLQQKQPGGQVNSSRYKTELCRPFEENGACKYGDKCQFAHGIHELRSLTRHPKYKTELCRTFHTIGFCPYGPRCHFIHNAEERRAVAGSREPAVTDRPRLQHSFSFAGFPSTAASGLLDSPTSITPPPMLSADDLLGSPTLPDCASNPFTFSSQELVSLFAPSMGVQVPSGNSPTTFLFRPMSESPNMFDSPPSPQDSLSDQEGYLSSSSSSHSGSDSPILDTSRRLPIFSRLSISDD